In one Sander lucioperca isolate FBNREF2018 chromosome 7, SLUC_FBN_1.2, whole genome shotgun sequence genomic region, the following are encoded:
- the LOC116036239 gene encoding uncharacterized protein LOC116036239: MKQLYRVPFQRNSDIVKEARFQYVQRIMELEAEGAHHKFIFVDEAGFNLCKVRRRGRNIIGQRATVTVPGQRGANITMCAAISNDGVLCHIPTIGPYNTERLITFLDSLKEILIPPEERGLLRPGMTLYVIIWDNVAFHHSRLVNEWFAAQPRIMMHFLPAYSPFLNPIEEFSAWRWKVYEHRPYEQMLLLEAMNASCLAIGAEDCQGWMRHARKYFPWCIARENIQCDVDENLWHNRQERMD; encoded by the exons ATGAAGCAGCTGTACCGAGTTCCATTTCAAAGAAACTCTGACATCGTAAAGGAGGCACGATTCCAGTATGTGCAG aGAATAATGGAGCTTGAAGCTGAAGGGGCACATCACAAATTCATTTTTGTGGATGAAGCCGGCTTCAACCTCTGTAAAGTGAGGAGACGCGGGAGGAACATCATTGGGCAGAGGGCCACTGTCACAGTGCCAGGTCAGAGGGGTGCCAATATCACCATGTGTGCTGCCATCTCCAATGATGGGGTCCTTTGCCACATACCAACCATTGGCCCATACAATACAGAACGCCTCATCACATTTCTTGATTCATTGAAAGAAATACTGATTCCACCCGAAGAGAGAGGGCTGTTGAGGCCTGGCATGACTCTGTATGTCATAATTTGGGACAATGTGGCTTTCCATCACTCTCGCCTTGTGAACGAATGGTTTGCAGCACAGCCTCGTATTATGATGCACTTCCTTCCTGCATACTCCCCTTTTCTGAACCCAATCGAGGAGTTCTCTGCTTGGAGGTGGAAGGTGTATGAGCACCGGCCATATGAGCAGATGCTCCTCCTGGAGGCAATGAATGCAAGTTGCCTGGCAATAGGTGCAGAGGACTGCCAGGGATGGATGCGCCATGCAAGGAAGTATTTCCCTTGGTGCATTGCAAGGGAAAACATTCAATGCGATGTTGATGAGAACCTGTGGCATAATCGTCAAGAACGAATGGACTAA